GCGAGGGAATGACGCCGTCGGATCCGGCACCTGCCTGGCGCAATGCCAAAGTGACGCGTTCTCCCAACTCGCTGAGACTCGCGCGCTCGGTACGCCACTTCTCCTCGATCAAATTCAGCAGGTCCAGTAGACCCATTCGCCCATAACGGGGCTCCTTGGGAATGTAGGTTCCCGCAAAAAACGGCCGCCCGTCGGGGGCCATGATGACGGTCAACGGCCAGCCGCCGCTGCCAGTCATCATCTGGCAGACATTCATGTAGATTTCGTCGATATCGGGACGTTCCTCGCGATCGACTTTGATCGCGACGAAATGTGCGTTGAGCAGATCGGCGACGGCGGAGTCTTCAAACGACTCCTCCTCCATCACGTGGCACCAGTGGCAGGTCGCATATCCCACGGACAGAAAAATCGGGCGATCCAGCTCATTGGCGCGCGCGAATGCCTCCTCCCCCCAGGGATGCCAGTCCACCGGGTTGCCCGCATGCTGCAACAGATAGGGGCTTTTTTCGTCGCGCAGACGGTTGCCCTGGGTCACCATCGTCTCGTCAGCGTCATCATTTCGGCTGTGCCCGTGATCAACATTGTCCGACCCGCCGCACCCGGCGGCGCAGGCGACGAAGATCGCCACGCCGTACAGTCGCCACGCACTCGGGCGTATGGAGTCTCCGGTTGTACGTGCGAGGCACAGGGACATGATACGGCGCTCCTCAACAATGCGCACAGGCGCAACTGTTCAAGTCAACAGACGGCCGACGCGATTGTTTCTCGCGTTGAGGGAATGCACAAAAAAGAACGGCCGGATCAGGCAGCGATCCGGCCGGCGACTCTGCCGCAACACCTGGCAGCATCCGTGCCACGGCAGACTTTCGATGCGACACCCGTCAGCGACCCGGACGTCAAGGACGCCGCCCCCGTCGCTCCAACTCCGACGGGTGTCGCGTCCTATGTGATTTCGTCAGACAACATCATGCGAGCACCCGCGAATGCACTGCGCTCGATTGCCCGGTCCTCCGGCCTCGTGCGGCTATGCCACGCGTCACATTGCCGAGATTCCGCGTTCCATCACCAGCGAGCGACGCGATGAACCGGTAATGCCGAGTACTTCCCTGTCTGGTACGGTTGCGCCGGGACTATACAGTATCCGGCAAAAAGCGGGTCACGATTGGATCGAGGTATTCTCCTGCAGAGCTGCGTAAGGACTACCAACTGACAACGCCCCAATTCAAACACATGGGCCGATTCGTGTCAAGCAAAATCTTGCGGCCGCCGCCCGTGCGTCGCGGCGCCCCAGATGACCGCTCGGACGCCGGCACGGCCGGCAAGACGTCGTGCCCGGGTCGGCCGCGTGCGGGTGTTGTCCTTCTGCGAGGGACCGCGAATTGAATTCGCGGCCACATGTTCACATGAGGCGCACTCTGGCTTTGGTATCACTCACTCACATGGCCGGCAGAATGTCGTGTCCGGGTCGGCATACTGGAAGCAGACAGCCCCCATCTTGTCTAAGTCAGTCTGATCAGTGTCTCCGTCACAGTCCACGTCTGTCTTCTTGTATGGACAGCAGGGATTCGGGTCAGCCGGCTCCGGATAGCCTTGATTTACCACTTGGCTAATCTTGACCACGTCAAACACATTGTACACGCCGTCACACTGCGGGTCAGCGTGGCAGTCGCAGGCGCAGCAGATCTCGATTGTCGACTTCAAGAAATCGACCCCCTGCACTGGTTCATAAAACTCGTCCACGAATGCCAGCCTATTTGCCGGACTGATACATACAGTATCGATCTCCATTGAGCCAAGAACATTCCCAATCCCGAAAATAAGCTCTATCGAAGGTGTTCCTGAACCGGGAATGCCATCATCTCCTGCTTCCAGCACCGGCGGATTGATTCCGATAATCATGAGCACAGATGCATCGGGGCTAACAAAGTCAAACGTGTCTGACGGTGTGCTCCAAGTGAGCCCGGTACTGTCCTGCTCGCATGCCGCGCCTCGCCAGTCAAACGCACTGTAATGCTTCTCTGTATAGAACTCGGAGACCGTGTAGCTAGCGCCCGGCTCCGCCCAAGCGGAGAGCCTTCCCTGCACCGTCAAATCCCATGACTCTGACATGTAGGCGTTCGAGTCGAGCGCAACATATCGCAATGGTATGACAAGTCCTGAAAGGTCCATGTCGTTTGCAATATACACCCCGACCAATGCCTCCGACGACCCGGCTGGCAATTGCTTGGACTCTATCGACACCATGTTAGCTCCTAGCGCAATCGAGCCAGCGTATGACGCGAGGATTATCGCCAAGCACATCGCACGAAAAGTGTCCATTCATCCCTCCTATTTCGAATGACTTAAAGCCAGAGCAGGCGATTGCAGCTCATGAGAAGGCGCGCAATGGCAGAAGTATGTAGTCGGTAGGCCATTCCGGAATCCAACCTCCACAGCGGCAACGACGTCAAATACGTCTGTGATTCCGCTGCAATCGACGTCAGTCGCCTCGAATGGGCACCAGTCATCTGTAATCTCTGCATCCTGACGAAACGCCCTACCTACCACTTTTACGATGTCGAATACGTTTATGACTCCAGAATGATCAATGTCAGCCATTGAGGGACAATCGCATACCCCTACCGCCGCCCAAGCCAGTCCTGACTGCTTCTTGTATCCGCCTGACGGATCTAACTCATCTCCAGCCTTACACATTCCCTGCATTGCGTCACGGAATCCATCATTCGGCATCCAATGTGACTGCGATGCCCTATACAAGACATTGAAAGCCTCGTACACACCTATGGCCCCTACAGTGATTCCGAAGTGTGTACCACCGTCTGACAACAAATAGAACATCTTATTCGGTACTCCTGAGTTGGTATGCACACCGCAGTAATCATTCGCTGGCGTTGGATCGCAGTCGTTTACATCGATCCAGCCTTCTCCCTCATCCAGATAGAAGTCTGGACGGCCTCCGACGGTAGGATCGGCCAAGTACCTGATTCCCACGTTAGCAGGCTTAAAGCTATCCTCCCCGAAGAGCCAAATGTCTGGCAAGTAGCCTTCTGCGTAGGCGCGAACCGTCGCGCCAAATGCATCGGCATAGCCTTCATTCAGAGCTCCGGATTCCCGTGCATAGTTGAGGTTCCCTTGCGAGGTATGCAATATCCCATGTGCCCATTCGTGGGCAACAATATCTATAGCCACACCCGTCGAGTTGCGATTCGGATTGTCAACAACACAGAAACGACATTGTTGTGCCTCGGGAGAGTAGTAGGCGTTATCGACGCAGTCGGGCCCTGTTGGATTACCCTCCGTCGGACCGGAATAATTAACTGTCTGGATCATGTCGCTTCGGTTCCCGTCAAAGCTTTCCCGATTCAGATAATATGCCATGTATTCCTGGGTGATCAGTGCATTAGCGTGACCCTCTACATGATCGCATATCCATGGATCAAACCAGTGGTTGTCACTGTCAGTCGGCATCGTCCCGGGAAGGGGGTCAAAGGTCGAGAACTGAAAGGTCCTAACAAATGTCTCGTCTGGGATCGCGTATATAAGCCCGCGTAACTGGAACTGCCCATCACTACAGTATGTCCTCAATGGAGATACATCAGGTCCCACAACAGAACATCCATCACCAAAGTATGCAGGCCCATCAGTACAATTCACCAGTACTTCAATCTGGCAAGAGTTGTTGCTCTCGTTCGTTTCACCAACTTCATCGAATTCATCGATCACGAGCCGCAGTGTATGCCACCCTGCGTCCGCGAA
This genomic stretch from Candidatus Zixiibacteriota bacterium harbors:
- a CDS encoding M4 family metallopeptidase, translating into MSPVEGTHTSASTFNQDETVYIDLAWINNSENPAGTHVGRLYDNDVLIGTTNPTTLDAYEWAGVSDFAFLFADAGWHTLRLVIDEFDEVGETNESNNSCQIEVLVNCTDGPAYFGDGCSVVGPDVSPLRTYCSDGQFQLRGLIYAIPDETFVRTFQFSTFDPLPGTMPTDSDNHWFDPWICDHVEGHANALITQEYMAYYLNRESFDGNRSDMIQTVNYSGPTEGNPTGPDCVDNAYYSPEAQQCRFCVVDNPNRNSTGVAIDIVAHEWAHGILHTSQGNLNYARESGALNEGYADAFGATVRAYAEGYLPDIWLFGEDSFKPANVGIRYLADPTVGGRPDFYLDEGEGWIDVNDCDPTPANDYCGVHTNSGVPNKMFYLLSDGGTHFGITVGAIGVYEAFNVLYRASQSHWMPNDGFRDAMQGMCKAGDELDPSGGYKKQSGLAWAAVGVCDCPSMADIDHSGVINVFDIVKVVGRAFRQDAEITDDWCPFEATDVDCSGITDVFDVVAAVEVGFRNGLPTTYFCHCAPSHELQSPALALSHSK